In Osmia bicornis bicornis chromosome 1, iOsmBic2.1, whole genome shotgun sequence, the following proteins share a genomic window:
- the LOC114876382 gene encoding N-acetylglucosaminyl-phosphatidylinositol de-N-acetylase isoform X1, with protein sequence MLDLDIIREYFSMQVNEIICWWWYYIKEISWQLLIAIVAYLCVCIFLYSILKKVSHTAWQLPGPPARILLVTAHPDDEVMFFGPLLYWITKSKASEIYLLCLSNGGDKRRKEELYDCTKILGIPEANVTIVMSTELPDDQNVQWPTEIVAECILHHIECYKINAVVTFDKHGISRHKNHISLYFAIAALCIEKKVPHYCKLYVLESVNIIRKYMQLLDLPVSLLCASYWYLVTYDQRKVIRKAMTAHKSQYVWFRKLYMIFSRYTFVNTLQEMSALDLELDLQFFDENVNYKGFIAKISRAVS encoded by the exons ATGTTAGATCTCGATATTATTAGGGAATATTTTAGTATGCAAGTTAACGAAATAATTTGTTGGTGGTGGTAttacattaaagaaatttcatgGCAATTGTTAATAGCTATTGTCGCGTACCTTTGcgtttgtatttttctttattcaatCTTGAAGAAAGTTAGCCACACAGCGTGGCAGCTTCCAGGTCCACCTGCCAGAATATTGTTAGTCACTGCTCATCCTGATGATGAGGTCATGTTCTTTGGACCACTGTTATATTGGATAACAAAATCAAAGGCTAGTGAGATTTATCTTCTATGTCTTAGCAATG GTGGGGATAagaggagaaaagaagaattatatgattgtacaaaaatattaGGAATTCCAGAAGCTAATGTGACTATAGTAAT GAGCACAGAGTTACCTGATGATCAAAATGTACAATGGCCAACAGAGATAGTGGCAGAATGTATTTTACATCACATAGAATGTTATAAAATCAATGCAGTTGTAACATTTGACAAGCATGGTATAAGTAGACACAAAAATCATATCTCTCTGTATTTTGCCATAGCTGCATTATGTATAGAAAAGAAAGTACCACACT ATTGTAAACTATACGTGTTAGAGTCTGTGaatataattagaaaatatatgCAACTCTTAGATTTACCAGTTAGTTTATTATGTGCTTCATACTGGTATTTAGTGACATACGATCAAAGAAAAGTCATAAGA AAAGCCATGACTGCACACAAGTCGCAATATGTGTGGTTTCGGAAGTTGTACATGATATTTTCGCGATATACGTTCGTTAATACCTTGCAAGAAATGAGTGCTCTTGATCTAGAGTTGGACCTCCAATTTTTTGACGA GAATGTTAATTATAAAGGATTCATCGCGAAGATCTCGCGGGCCGTATCCTAG
- the LOC114876382 gene encoding N-acetylglucosaminyl-phosphatidylinositol de-N-acetylase isoform X3 produces MFFGPLLYWITKSKASEIYLLCLSNGGDKRRKEELYDCTKILGIPEANVTIVMSTELPDDQNVQWPTEIVAECILHHIECYKINAVVTFDKHGISRHKNHISLYFAIAALCIEKKVPHYCKLYVLESVNIIRKYMQLLDLPVSLLCASYWYLVTYDQRKVIRKAMTAHKSQYVWFRKLYMIFSRYTFVNTLQEMSALDLELDLQFFDENVNYKGFIAKISRAVS; encoded by the exons ATGTTCTTTGGACCACTGTTATATTGGATAACAAAATCAAAGGCTAGTGAGATTTATCTTCTATGTCTTAGCAATG GTGGGGATAagaggagaaaagaagaattatatgattgtacaaaaatattaGGAATTCCAGAAGCTAATGTGACTATAGTAAT GAGCACAGAGTTACCTGATGATCAAAATGTACAATGGCCAACAGAGATAGTGGCAGAATGTATTTTACATCACATAGAATGTTATAAAATCAATGCAGTTGTAACATTTGACAAGCATGGTATAAGTAGACACAAAAATCATATCTCTCTGTATTTTGCCATAGCTGCATTATGTATAGAAAAGAAAGTACCACACT ATTGTAAACTATACGTGTTAGAGTCTGTGaatataattagaaaatatatgCAACTCTTAGATTTACCAGTTAGTTTATTATGTGCTTCATACTGGTATTTAGTGACATACGATCAAAGAAAAGTCATAAGA AAAGCCATGACTGCACACAAGTCGCAATATGTGTGGTTTCGGAAGTTGTACATGATATTTTCGCGATATACGTTCGTTAATACCTTGCAAGAAATGAGTGCTCTTGATCTAGAGTTGGACCTCCAATTTTTTGACGA GAATGTTAATTATAAAGGATTCATCGCGAAGATCTCGCGGGCCGTATCCTAG
- the LOC114876382 gene encoding N-acetylglucosaminyl-phosphatidylinositol de-N-acetylase isoform X2, which translates to MLDLDIIREYFSMQVNEIICWWWYYIKEISWQLLIAIVAYLCVCIFLYSILKKVSHTAWQLPGPPARILLVTAHPDDEVMFFGPLLYWITKSKASEIYLLCLSNGGDKRRKEELYDCTKILGIPEANVTIVMSTELPDDQNVQWPTEIVAECILHHIECYKINAVVTFDKHGISRHKNHISLYFAIAALCIEKKVPHYCKLYVLESVNIIRKYMQLLDLPVSLLCASYWYLVTYDQRKVIRKAMTAHKSQYVWFRKLYMIFSRYTFVNTLQEMSALDLELDLQFFDE; encoded by the exons ATGTTAGATCTCGATATTATTAGGGAATATTTTAGTATGCAAGTTAACGAAATAATTTGTTGGTGGTGGTAttacattaaagaaatttcatgGCAATTGTTAATAGCTATTGTCGCGTACCTTTGcgtttgtatttttctttattcaatCTTGAAGAAAGTTAGCCACACAGCGTGGCAGCTTCCAGGTCCACCTGCCAGAATATTGTTAGTCACTGCTCATCCTGATGATGAGGTCATGTTCTTTGGACCACTGTTATATTGGATAACAAAATCAAAGGCTAGTGAGATTTATCTTCTATGTCTTAGCAATG GTGGGGATAagaggagaaaagaagaattatatgattgtacaaaaatattaGGAATTCCAGAAGCTAATGTGACTATAGTAAT GAGCACAGAGTTACCTGATGATCAAAATGTACAATGGCCAACAGAGATAGTGGCAGAATGTATTTTACATCACATAGAATGTTATAAAATCAATGCAGTTGTAACATTTGACAAGCATGGTATAAGTAGACACAAAAATCATATCTCTCTGTATTTTGCCATAGCTGCATTATGTATAGAAAAGAAAGTACCACACT ATTGTAAACTATACGTGTTAGAGTCTGTGaatataattagaaaatatatgCAACTCTTAGATTTACCAGTTAGTTTATTATGTGCTTCATACTGGTATTTAGTGACATACGATCAAAGAAAAGTCATAAGA AAAGCCATGACTGCACACAAGTCGCAATATGTGTGGTTTCGGAAGTTGTACATGATATTTTCGCGATATACGTTCGTTAATACCTTGCAAGAAATGAGTGCTCTTGATCTAGAGTTGGACCTCCAATTTTTTGACGAGTAA
- the LOC114876381 gene encoding neuronal membrane glycoprotein M6-a isoform X2, translated as MGNMCNDCMARVPYATLIATIMCCLGVGIFCGTMYRGVTLGSLMMDQVFHLHLGWLEAVQLTFATIGASMAALGFMILCVGCLATGATRHKVYRAWRSRVGGRISCAVFMTITYILQLGWLVIFAFLVIITWIFTIFWGLCSNPRVQSLDQCIDFTQFSFIFPNNTRIEDMKVCGPQEVKLFCKDFVEKAEVMFILATVATMLVVLSLIHYLMCLSANYAHIRDHEKFQELQELQYLQEPGDPDSPQPGMGTLGSHHRTKDRF; from the exons ATGG GAAATATGTGTAATGATTGTATGGCCAGAGTGCCCTATGCAACTCTTATTGCAACTATAATGTGTTGCTTAGGGGTGGGTATATTTTGTGGCACAATGTACAGAGGTGTTACATTGGGTTCTTTAATGATGGATCAG GTATTTCACTTACATCTTGGGTGGCTAGAAGCTGTTCAGTTAACTTTTGCAACAATTGGTGCTAGTATGGCAGCTTTAGGATTTATGATATTATGTGTTGGTTGTCTCGCAACTGGAGCTACAAGGCATAAAGTATATAGAGCATGGAGATCCAGAGTTGGTGGACGTATTTCTTGTGCTGtt TTCATGACAATCACCTACATACTACAACTAGGCTGGcttgtaatatttgcattctTGGTTATAATTACCTGGATTTTCACTATATTTTGGGGATTATGCAGTAATCCTAGAGTTCAGTCTCTtgatcaatgcattgatttcaCTCAATTCA GTTTCATATTCCCAAATAATACAAGAATAGAGGACATGAAGGTATGTGGACCACAAGAGGTAAAGCTGTTTTGTAaagattttgttgaaaaagCAGAGGTGATGTTTATTTTGGCTACAGTAGCCACAATGCTAGTGGTGTTAAGTTTGATACATTACTTGATGTGTCTATCTGCCAATTACGCGCATATCCGGGATCATGAGAAATTCCAAGAATTACAAGAACTTCAGTATCTGCAAGAGCCAGGAGATCCAGATTCTCCTCAACCCGGTATGGGAACTTTGGGTTCGCATCATCGTACTAAAGACAGGTTCTAG
- the LOC114876381 gene encoding neuronal membrane glycoprotein M6-a isoform X1, which produces MRDQQEATDSLPLRRRFDSNFSVDRFSEKSLHGFDFEIRSCRNMCNDCMARVPYATLIATIMCCLGVGIFCGTMYRGVTLGSLMMDQVFHLHLGWLEAVQLTFATIGASMAALGFMILCVGCLATGATRHKVYRAWRSRVGGRISCAVFMTITYILQLGWLVIFAFLVIITWIFTIFWGLCSNPRVQSLDQCIDFTQFSFIFPNNTRIEDMKVCGPQEVKLFCKDFVEKAEVMFILATVATMLVVLSLIHYLMCLSANYAHIRDHEKFQELQELQYLQEPGDPDSPQPGMGTLGSHHRTKDRF; this is translated from the exons ATGAGGGATCAACAAGAAGCAACCGATAGTTTACCATTGCGTCGACGATTTGATAGTAATTTTAGTGTTGATAGATTTTCTGAAAAAAGTCTGCAtggatttgattttgaaattcgaTCTTGTA GAAATATGTGTAATGATTGTATGGCCAGAGTGCCCTATGCAACTCTTATTGCAACTATAATGTGTTGCTTAGGGGTGGGTATATTTTGTGGCACAATGTACAGAGGTGTTACATTGGGTTCTTTAATGATGGATCAG GTATTTCACTTACATCTTGGGTGGCTAGAAGCTGTTCAGTTAACTTTTGCAACAATTGGTGCTAGTATGGCAGCTTTAGGATTTATGATATTATGTGTTGGTTGTCTCGCAACTGGAGCTACAAGGCATAAAGTATATAGAGCATGGAGATCCAGAGTTGGTGGACGTATTTCTTGTGCTGtt TTCATGACAATCACCTACATACTACAACTAGGCTGGcttgtaatatttgcattctTGGTTATAATTACCTGGATTTTCACTATATTTTGGGGATTATGCAGTAATCCTAGAGTTCAGTCTCTtgatcaatgcattgatttcaCTCAATTCA GTTTCATATTCCCAAATAATACAAGAATAGAGGACATGAAGGTATGTGGACCACAAGAGGTAAAGCTGTTTTGTAaagattttgttgaaaaagCAGAGGTGATGTTTATTTTGGCTACAGTAGCCACAATGCTAGTGGTGTTAAGTTTGATACATTACTTGATGTGTCTATCTGCCAATTACGCGCATATCCGGGATCATGAGAAATTCCAAGAATTACAAGAACTTCAGTATCTGCAAGAGCCAGGAGATCCAGATTCTCCTCAACCCGGTATGGGAACTTTGGGTTCGCATCATCGTACTAAAGACAGGTTCTAG
- the LOC114876362 gene encoding serine/threonine-protein kinase PLK4: MPPLSGGFGEQIEDYEVLNLLGKGGFASVYRAKCLRSGMEVAIKMIDKKLMQAAGMVGRVRQEVAIHSRLKHPAVLELYTFFEDANYVYLVLELCHNGELQRFLKLQGSRSLPEEQAARIIRQVVQGLLYLHSHQILHRDMSLSNLLLSRDMQVKIADFGLATQLTRPDEKHLTMCGTPNYISPEIATRSSHGLEADVWSLGCMLYTLLVGKPPFDTDAVKSTLTRVVMADYVMPAHLSDNAKDLIDKLLKKNPKDRIRLRDIPKHPFISNLERNKLHSEKNGMSKGLFGDGMLDSGVGRTLSSYGRPRMRSKSEERMSTMPMMSNGLGPMFSARSEALSEPITKTNLYKANCIDYRAKENSMLAGIPPPPQSRVCSQNEHYSNCDVYEEIEKQKNDKYKRKEKAENCFENTEDGGKLQVPPLSSERLQPTRHRTKNAILTILDNGEVCIEFIKRRNGVEKISEVCRISSDGLRVILYKPIVSTEVGNQPPPLPSRGADSIYSYENLPTRHHRKYVYASRFIKLVRAKTPKLTLYTQRSKCLFMENGPHPDCEVHFYNGVKVVRVDGNVKITERSDGSTYTESEFPSHYDEYYEHYSECYQRCLLLESTLTSLEAATGHTCFPVIIGRRPNTALNDSPCSQGKENISQTTNSTPVMPSFDASSVISTVASRSRKLNSIRNLNNTNKIAIPGIGTATQLSSGDIRVDYKDGTALTVSPQTYGGGIVYESNNGMVTRYNQHHQQNSEVPHIVKEKLRHLPVVIKYIVQPKHKNIR; encoded by the exons ATGCCACCGCTATCGGGAGGTTTCGGTGAACAAATAGAG GATTATGAGGTATTAAATTTACTTGGAAAAGGCGGCTTTGCTAGTGTCTATCGAGCGAAATGTCTTCGCAGCGGCATGGAAGTGGCGATCAAGATG aTCGACAAGAAATTGATGCAAGCTGCTGGGATGGTGGGTAGAGTACGTCAAGAAGTCGCAATACATTCAAGACTAAAGCATCCAGCAGTACTTGAATTGTATACATTCTTTGAGGATGCTAATTATGTTTATTTGGTATTAGAGCTGTGTCATAATGGAGAGCTTCAACGTTTTCTTAAACTACAGGGTTCTCGTTCATTACCCGAAGAGCAAG CTGCTCGTATAATTAGACAAGTAGTGCAAGGATTGTTATATTTGCATTCACATCAAATACTGCATAGAGATATGTCCTTGTCTAATTTGCTCTTAAGTAGAGATATGCAAGTG aaaatagcAGATTTTGGTTTGGCTACTCAATTGACAAGGCCTGATGAGAAACACTTAACGATGTGCGGTACTCCTAATTATATATCGCCCGAG ATAGCAACGAGATCATCGCATGGTTTAGAAGCAGATGTATGGAGTTTAGGGTGTATGCTATATACTTTATTAGTTGGCAAGCCACCATTTGATACAGACGCTGTTAAAAGTACGTTGACACGTGTTGTGATGGCTGATTATGTAATGCCAGCTCATTTATCAGATAATGCTAAGGATCTTATTGACAAATTGTTAAAGAAAAATCCAAAAGATAGAATTCGCTTGCGCGATATTCCGAAACATCCGTTTATaagtaatttagaaagaaataaattacatagT gAGAAAAATGGTATGAGTAAAGGGCTATTCGGGGATGGTATGCTTGATTCAGGAGTAGGAAGAACTTTGTCTTCCTACGGTAGACCGAGAATGCGTTCTAAATCGGAAGAAAGAATGTCAACGATGCCGATGATGTCCAATGGTCTAGGACCAATGTTTAGTGCAAGAAGCGAAGCTTTATCTGAACCTATTACAAAAACAAATTTATACAAAGCAAATTGCATCGATTACCGCGCAAAAGAAAATTCGATGTTAGCTGGGATACCACCACCTCCGCAAAGTAGGGTATGTTCGCAGAATGAGCATTATAGCAATTGTGATGTATATGAAGAGATTGAAAAGCAGAAGAAtgataaatataaaagaaaggagaaggcTGAGAACTGTTTTGAAAATACCGAAGATGGGGGAAAATTGCAAGTTCCACCTTTGAGTTCAGAAAGACTACAACCTACTAGACATAGAACAAAAAATGCGATCCTTACTATTTTAGATAACGGAGAAGTGTGCATTGAATTTATCAAACGTCGAAATGGTGTG GAAAAAATAAGCGAAGTATGCCGTATATCGAGTGACGGTTTAAGAGTTATCCTTTATAAACCCATCGTTTCAACGGAAGTGGGTAATCAACCACCTCCATTACCATCTCGTGGTGCAGATAGTATTTATTCCTACGAAAATTTACCTACACGTCATCATAGGAAATATGTATACGCTTCGCGTTTTATTAAACTTGTGAGAGCTAAAACACCAAAACTAACGCTGTACACGCAACGATCAAAATGTCTTTTCATGGAAAATGGGCCACATCCTGATTGTGAAGTTCACTTCTATAATGGAGTGAAG GTTGTGCGTGTTGATGGTAATGTTAAAATAACTGAGAGAAGCGATGGTTCTACTTATACAGAAAGTGAATTTCCATCACATTATGATGAATATTATGAACATTATTCGGAGTGCTATCAACGTTGCTTGTTGCTGGAGTCTACTTTAACATCTCTAGAAGCGGCAACGGGACATACTTGTTTTCCCGTAATAATTGGACGTAGGCCTAACACGGCCTTAAATGATTCTCCTTGTTCgcaaggaaaagaaaatatttcgcaGACAACGAACAGCACACCCGTG ATGCCATCTTTTGATGCCAGTTCTGTTATTTCGACAGTAGCGTCACGGTCACGAAAACTAAATTCcataagaaatttaaataatactaataaGATAGCGATTCCGGGTATAGGTACGGCGACACAACTATCATCCGGAGATATTCGCGTTGATTATAAGGATGGTACTGCTTTAACT GTAAGTCCTCAAACCTATGGTGGGGGTATAGTTTATGAGAGCAACAATGGTATGGTTACAAGATATAATCAACATCATCAACAAAATTCGGAAGTACCACATattgttaaagaaaaattacgtCACCTCCCAGtagttattaaatacataGTTCAACCGAAGCATAAAAATATCCGGTAG
- the LOC114876383 gene encoding mitochondrial fission process protein 1 codes for MKETQGKVDIYRDTPVRYLGYANEVGEAFRSLIPNSVVWFSYIVSTGYVFADTIDKGLQAYHKNPNATKDVLISMSDTLLWQSFASVIIPGFTINRICTAVQYVQKSNVALKSRWIPTIVGLASIPFIIHPIDAAVEEAMNMTYRKWIGYYPK; via the exons ATGAAGGAAACACAAGGAAAAGTAGATATATATCGTGACACACCTGTCAGATACTTGG GATATGCAAATGAGGTAGGAGAAGCCTTCAGGTCTCTAATTCCAAATTCAGTAGTATGGTTCAGTTACATTGTATCTACTGGATATGTTTTTGCAGATACAATTGACAAAGGTTTACAAGCCTATCAT aaaaatccAAACGCAACAAAAGATGTTCTAATTTCTATGAGTGATACTTTACTATGGCAATCATTTGCATCAGTGATTATTCCTGGCTTTACAATTAACAGAATTTGCACTGCTGTTCAATATGTACAAAAGAGTAATGTGGCCTTAAAAAGTCGATGGATTCCCACAATTGTTGGTTTGGCATCCATACCTTTTATAATACATCCTATAGATGCTGCTGTGGAAGAAGCAATGAATATGACTTATAGAAAGTGGATAGGATATTATCCTAAATGA